In Halogeometricum sp. S1BR25-6, a single genomic region encodes these proteins:
- a CDS encoding glutathione S-transferase N-terminal domain-containing protein: protein MLELYQAESCPYSEKVRSTLTDLGVSYVVHNPRLPGDEGGDVLNEQTHEELTAIGGEDAIPFLLDREREEAVYDAEDIVDYLEEHYGR from the coding sequence GTGCTCGAACTGTACCAAGCCGAGAGCTGTCCGTACAGCGAGAAAGTCCGCAGCACACTCACCGACCTCGGCGTCTCCTACGTCGTCCACAACCCGCGGCTACCCGGCGACGAGGGCGGCGACGTGCTCAACGAACAGACGCACGAAGAACTGACCGCTATCGGCGGCGAGGACGCGATTCCGTTCCTCCTCGACAGGGAGCGAGAGGAGGCGGTGTACGACGCCGAGGACATCGTCGACTACCTCGAAGAACACTACGGCCGATAA
- a CDS encoding glycerate kinase type-2 family protein, whose translation MSDLTFDAETPTTAHETAVACLKDAVEAVLPDRVVRDAVSLDGDDLSISETTYDLSAFDRLLVVGGGKAGDGVADALESVLGDRIDAGVVVTPDPGASERIDRLPGAHPVPSQEGVDSAERIVDLLADADERTLVLAVVTGGASAVIPTPAEGIALKDLQSTTDALLRSGAHIGELNAVRKHLSTLKGGGLARLAAPATVAGLVLSDVVGNDLGVIASGPTAPDETTYDDALSVLDRYDLDVPASVRERLERGARGELAETPKPGDPAFDRVRNHVLADGHSALSAARETARERGYEPVILSSRVRGEAREAAKTHAAVAEEAAATGDPVDAPAVFLTGGECTVTVRGDGEGGPNLEFCLSAARELETDAVLAALDSDGEDGGTGVAGAVVDAETAAGVDAGREAAAALADNDALPFLRDRDALIRTGPTGTNVNDLRVAVVEGDGPGDAVDARGE comes from the coding sequence ATGTCCGACCTCACGTTCGACGCCGAGACGCCGACGACAGCACACGAGACCGCCGTGGCGTGTCTCAAAGACGCCGTCGAGGCGGTCCTTCCGGACCGCGTCGTCCGCGACGCCGTCTCGCTCGACGGCGACGACCTCTCGATTTCGGAGACGACCTACGACCTCTCGGCGTTCGACCGCCTCCTCGTCGTCGGCGGCGGGAAGGCGGGCGACGGCGTCGCGGACGCCCTCGAATCGGTCCTCGGCGACCGCATCGACGCCGGCGTCGTCGTCACGCCCGACCCCGGCGCGAGCGAGCGAATCGACCGACTGCCGGGCGCCCATCCCGTCCCCTCGCAGGAGGGCGTCGACAGTGCGGAGCGAATCGTCGACCTCCTCGCCGACGCCGACGAACGAACGCTCGTTCTGGCCGTCGTCACCGGCGGGGCCAGCGCCGTCATCCCGACGCCCGCCGAGGGTATCGCCCTCAAAGACCTCCAGTCGACGACCGACGCCCTCCTCCGGTCGGGCGCGCACATCGGCGAACTGAACGCGGTCCGCAAGCATCTCTCGACGCTGAAGGGCGGCGGTCTGGCCCGCCTCGCCGCGCCTGCGACGGTGGCCGGCCTCGTCCTCAGCGACGTCGTCGGGAACGACCTCGGCGTCATCGCCTCCGGGCCGACGGCCCCCGACGAGACGACGTACGACGACGCGCTCTCGGTGCTCGACCGCTACGACCTCGACGTGCCCGCGAGCGTCCGCGAGCGACTCGAACGCGGCGCTCGGGGCGAGTTGGCGGAGACGCCGAAACCGGGCGACCCGGCGTTCGACCGGGTGCGGAACCACGTCCTCGCCGACGGCCACTCGGCGCTGTCGGCGGCGCGGGAGACGGCCCGAGAACGGGGGTACGAACCGGTCATCCTCTCCTCGCGCGTGCGCGGCGAGGCGCGCGAGGCGGCCAAGACGCACGCCGCCGTCGCCGAGGAGGCGGCCGCCACGGGCGACCCGGTCGACGCCCCCGCCGTGTTCCTCACCGGCGGCGAGTGCACCGTCACCGTCCGCGGCGACGGCGAGGGCGGACCGAACTTGGAGTTCTGTCTCTCCGCGGCGCGGGAACTCGAAACCGACGCCGTCCTGGCCGCCCTCGACAGCGACGGCGAGGACGGCGGGACGGGCGTGGCCGGCGCGGTGGTCGACGCGGAGACGGCGGCCGGCGTCGACGCCGGCCGCGAGGCTGCCGCCGCACTCGCCGACAACGACGCCCTGCCGTTCCTCCGCGACCGGGACGCGCTGATTCGGACGGGACCGACCGGAACCAACGTGAACGACCTTCGGGTCGCCGTCGTGGAGGGAGACGGACCGGGGGACGCTGTGGACGCGCGCGGAGAGTAA
- a CDS encoding bifunctional nuclease family protein, with protein sequence MNHRAEVKGIGVGVDAEGGNVPAVVLQAREEYLPIVITSDQAQAIQLALSGEPFERPLTHDLLVDMITEFGGAIDSIRIDDLADGTFFAKIDAERYEDGEPKTFVFDARPSDAVSLAVRVDCPIVVSDEVLDEAGQPPERFDLGEQSDEHDDLDF encoded by the coding sequence ATGAATCACCGGGCCGAGGTGAAGGGAATCGGCGTCGGCGTCGACGCCGAGGGCGGGAACGTCCCGGCGGTGGTCCTCCAAGCCCGCGAGGAGTATCTGCCCATCGTCATCACCTCCGACCAAGCGCAGGCGATCCAACTCGCCCTCTCGGGCGAACCGTTCGAGCGACCCCTGACTCACGACCTGCTCGTGGACATGATAACGGAGTTCGGCGGCGCCATCGACTCCATCCGCATCGACGACCTCGCCGACGGGACGTTCTTCGCCAAGATAGACGCCGAGCGCTACGAGGACGGCGAACCGAAGACGTTCGTCTTCGACGCCCGCCCGAGCGACGCCGTCTCGCTGGCCGTCCGCGTCGACTGCCCCATCGTCGTCTCCGACGAGGTGCTGGACGAAGCCGGCCAACCGCCCGAGCGCTTCGACCTGGGCGAACAGTCCGACGAACACGACGACCTGGACTTCTGA
- the ileS gene encoding isoleucine--tRNA ligase: MDDLSDQYTPGDVESVVGDYWDEENAYEAAKEAHADDPSFFFVDGPPYTSGQMHLGTAWNKTLKDAIIRHKRMTGHSVTDRPGYDMHGLPIEVKVEEELGFETKRDIEEYGMESFIEECKSFAERNREAMDEDFKSIGVWMDWENPYQTISPEYMEAAWWAFQRVAERDLVERGKRSVNYCPRCQTAIAANEVEYDEIESPSIYVKLPLKGREGSLVIWTTTPWTLPANTFVAVDGEMTYQAVRAEKDGESEVLYLAEPCVEDVLKKGRYEDYEVVEEVTGEEMVGWEYDNPLAEHLTKYADFEGAREVYTADYVEADRTGLVHSAPGHGQEDFARGQELGLDIYVPVDGRGEFTEQAGEYAGTFVRDANPEIIEDLEANGSLLHSGEHSHRYGHCWRCDTDIIFLATDQWFITVTDIKEELLDNIEESEWHPQWARDNRFRDFVSDAPDWNVSRQRYWGIPLPIWESPDGEDFVVVGTREELAERADQDVDPETLDLHRPSVDPLTITEDGTTYERVPDVFDVWIDSSVATWGTLDYPGETEAFEDLWPADLIVEAHDQTRGWFWSQLGMSTAAFGESPYDSVLMHGFANDENGRKMSKSLGNIVTPEEAIDRAGRDPLRAYLLSHDQQGVDLSFEWDGLSDTQSSLNILWNVFRFPLPYMELDGYDPATPDLDEGELTVVDEWVLSRLQTVKAEVAEAWEEYEVHDALNAVLEFVTGDVSRFYVKAIRERMWEEEDSDSKRGAYATLATVMNETVRLLAPFTPYVAERMYQRIDGGETTVHALDYPAADEEWRDEELERNMAVLRSVEEAAANARQQGERKLRWPVPRVVVASEDEGVAEAVEALSDLLADRVNAREVEVVETFDELVEYADPQMGVIGPAFGGEAQKVMEGVKGASREEVEAGIDVDGETVDLDDEMVEYRAEPPENVHGADFDVDGADGGVVYVDTSLTEEIEAEGYARDVIRRIQEMRKRLDLDVEEEIAVSLDVQDDRVADLVARHDSLVAEEVRATTLDSDGDDADLTEEWDVEGVTVVIGVARTE; this comes from the coding sequence ATGGACGACCTAAGCGACCAGTATACGCCGGGGGACGTGGAGTCCGTCGTCGGCGACTACTGGGACGAGGAGAACGCCTACGAGGCGGCGAAGGAGGCGCACGCGGACGACCCGTCCTTCTTCTTCGTCGACGGGCCGCCGTACACCTCCGGCCAGATGCACCTCGGAACGGCGTGGAACAAGACGCTGAAGGACGCCATCATCCGCCACAAGCGCATGACGGGCCACAGCGTCACCGACCGCCCCGGCTACGACATGCACGGCCTCCCCATCGAGGTCAAAGTCGAGGAGGAACTCGGCTTCGAGACCAAGCGGGACATCGAGGAGTACGGCATGGAGTCGTTCATCGAGGAGTGCAAGTCGTTCGCCGAGCGTAACCGCGAGGCGATGGACGAGGATTTCAAATCCATCGGCGTCTGGATGGACTGGGAGAACCCTTACCAGACTATCTCGCCGGAGTACATGGAGGCCGCGTGGTGGGCGTTCCAACGGGTTGCCGAACGCGACTTGGTCGAACGGGGGAAGCGCTCGGTCAACTACTGCCCCCGCTGTCAGACCGCCATCGCCGCCAACGAGGTGGAGTACGACGAAATAGAGTCGCCCTCTATCTACGTGAAACTCCCGCTGAAAGGGAGAGAAGGAAGCCTCGTCATCTGGACGACGACGCCGTGGACCCTCCCCGCGAACACGTTCGTCGCCGTCGACGGCGAGATGACGTATCAGGCGGTCCGCGCCGAGAAAGACGGAGAAAGCGAGGTGCTCTACCTCGCGGAACCGTGCGTCGAGGACGTCCTGAAGAAGGGCCGCTACGAGGATTACGAGGTCGTAGAGGAGGTCACGGGCGAGGAGATGGTGGGCTGGGAGTACGACAACCCCCTCGCCGAGCACCTGACCAAGTACGCCGACTTCGAGGGCGCCCGCGAGGTGTACACCGCCGACTACGTCGAGGCCGACCGGACGGGACTCGTCCACTCCGCGCCCGGCCACGGGCAGGAGGACTTCGCCCGCGGGCAGGAACTCGGACTCGATATCTACGTCCCCGTCGACGGCCGCGGCGAGTTCACCGAACAGGCCGGCGAGTACGCGGGCACGTTCGTCCGCGACGCGAATCCCGAGATAATCGAGGACTTGGAGGCGAACGGTAGCCTCCTGCACTCCGGCGAGCACAGCCACCGCTACGGCCACTGCTGGCGGTGCGACACGGACATCATCTTCCTCGCCACCGACCAGTGGTTCATCACGGTCACCGACATCAAGGAGGAACTGCTCGACAACATCGAGGAGTCCGAGTGGCACCCGCAGTGGGCGCGGGACAACCGCTTCCGCGATTTCGTCAGCGACGCGCCCGACTGGAACGTCTCTCGGCAGCGCTACTGGGGCATCCCGCTTCCCATCTGGGAGTCGCCGGACGGCGAGGACTTCGTCGTCGTCGGCACGCGCGAGGAACTCGCAGAGCGGGCCGACCAGGACGTCGACCCCGAGACGCTTGACCTGCACCGACCCTCCGTCGACCCCCTGACCATCACCGAGGACGGCACGACGTACGAACGCGTGCCGGACGTGTTCGACGTCTGGATCGACTCTTCCGTAGCGACGTGGGGGACGCTCGACTACCCCGGCGAGACGGAGGCGTTCGAGGACCTCTGGCCCGCGGACCTCATCGTCGAGGCGCACGACCAGACCCGCGGGTGGTTCTGGTCGCAACTGGGGATGAGCACCGCCGCGTTCGGCGAGAGTCCCTACGACTCGGTGCTGATGCACGGGTTCGCCAACGACGAGAACGGCCGGAAGATGTCCAAATCGTTAGGCAACATCGTCACGCCCGAGGAGGCCATCGACCGCGCCGGTCGGGACCCCCTGCGCGCGTACCTCCTGAGCCACGACCAACAGGGCGTCGACCTCTCGTTCGAGTGGGACGGCCTCTCCGACACGCAGTCGTCGCTTAACATCCTCTGGAACGTCTTCCGCTTCCCCCTGCCGTACATGGAACTGGACGGCTACGACCCGGCGACGCCGGACCTCGACGAGGGCGAACTCACCGTCGTCGACGAGTGGGTGCTCTCGCGTCTGCAGACGGTGAAGGCCGAGGTGGCCGAGGCGTGGGAGGAGTACGAGGTCCACGACGCCCTCAACGCGGTATTGGAGTTCGTCACGGGCGACGTCTCGCGCTTCTACGTGAAGGCCATCCGCGAACGGATGTGGGAGGAGGAGGATTCTGACTCCAAGCGCGGCGCGTACGCCACGCTGGCGACGGTGATGAACGAGACGGTGCGACTGCTCGCGCCCTTCACCCCGTACGTCGCAGAGCGGATGTACCAGCGCATCGACGGCGGCGAGACGACGGTTCACGCCCTCGACTACCCGGCCGCCGACGAGGAGTGGCGCGACGAGGAACTGGAGCGAAACATGGCCGTCCTCCGGAGCGTCGAGGAGGCGGCCGCGAACGCCCGCCAACAGGGCGAGCGCAAACTCCGGTGGCCCGTCCCGCGCGTCGTCGTCGCCAGCGAGGACGAGGGCGTCGCCGAGGCCGTCGAGGCGCTCTCCGACCTCCTGGCCGACCGGGTGAACGCCCGCGAGGTCGAGGTGGTGGAGACGTTCGACGAACTCGTCGAGTACGCCGACCCGCAGATGGGCGTCATCGGCCCCGCCTTCGGCGGCGAGGCGCAGAAGGTGATGGAGGGCGTCAAGGGCGCCTCCCGCGAGGAGGTAGAGGCCGGAATCGACGTCGACGGCGAGACGGTCGACCTCGACGACGAGATGGTCGAGTACCGCGCCGAACCGCCGGAGAACGTCCACGGAGCCGACTTCGACGTCGACGGCGCCGACGGCGGCGTCGTCTACGTCGACACCTCGCTCACCGAGGAGATAGAGGCTGAGGGCTACGCCCGCGACGTCATCCGCCGCATCCAGGAGATGCGCAAGCGCCTCGACCTCGACGTCGAAGAGGAGATAGCCGTCTCGCTGGACGTGCAGGACGACCGAGTGGCGGACCTCGTGGCGCGGCACGATAGCCTCGTCGCGGAGGAGGTTCGGGCGACCACGCTCGATTCGGACGGCGACGACGCCGACCTAACCGAGGAGTGGGACGTCGAGGGCGTCACCGTCGTCATCGGCGTCGCGCGGACCGAGTAG
- a CDS encoding ArsR/SmtB family transcription factor encodes MARLLPSSSKTEVDASPRVIGLDDDDADGLLSALSSATARRVLSTLHEEPANPAALADAVDTSLQNVQYHLGRLEDAGAVEVVDTVYSEKGREMKVYAPSDRPLVVVAADQEETTGLRAALRRLLGAVGVVGVASLLVQWAATGATLPFVAQSGSAGGDAATMEATRVADEAATAAGLPPGLLFFLGGLSVLVVWSFIWYRRRD; translated from the coding sequence ATGGCACGCCTCCTGCCCTCCTCGTCGAAGACCGAGGTCGACGCCTCGCCGCGCGTCATCGGCCTCGACGACGACGACGCCGACGGTCTGCTGTCGGCGCTCTCCTCCGCGACGGCCCGACGGGTCCTCTCGACCCTCCACGAGGAACCCGCGAACCCGGCCGCCCTCGCCGACGCCGTCGACACCTCCCTGCAGAACGTCCAGTACCACCTCGGCCGCCTCGAAGACGCCGGCGCCGTCGAAGTCGTCGATACCGTCTACTCCGAGAAGGGCCGCGAGATGAAGGTGTACGCGCCCTCGGACCGACCGCTGGTCGTCGTCGCCGCGGATCAGGAGGAGACGACCGGTCTGCGCGCCGCCCTGCGCCGCCTCCTCGGGGCCGTCGGCGTCGTCGGCGTCGCCAGCCTCCTCGTCCAGTGGGCGGCCACGGGGGCGACGCTCCCGTTCGTCGCCCAGTCGGGAAGTGCCGGCGGCGACGCGGCGACGATGGAGGCGACGCGCGTCGCGGACGAGGCGGCGACGGCCGCCGGACTCCCGCCGGGACTGCTCTTCTTCCTCGGGGGGCTGAGCGTCCTCGTCGTCTGGTCGTTCATTTGGTACCGCCGCCGCGACTGA